The Dermacentor silvarum isolate Dsil-2018 chromosome 3, BIME_Dsil_1.4, whole genome shotgun sequence region AACGGTGTAAAGAATTAGAAAAATGAAAGAGGACCGCTCGCACTCTTCGATGAGCACTTGCCCAATATATTTACTATTATATACGATATATTTACTATTAGTCAGTCATGGCAATGTCATCATTCACAAACTCAGATATGACACTTTCATGACCTGggaccgtattctgaaacgatccacttcggcgatactatcaccttggccaacggcgcgcgctgattggcagatttagcaaaatttgatgagctgattggctggttgagcacgacgtcgtccaattttgctcaaccagccaatcaatgTGCGCCTGGCGGTGATAGTGTCGCCGAGGCGATACTATCACCGATGTGGACCGCTTCAGAATACGGCCTCTGGAAATGAAAAAAGAACGGAATAAGCACGCGTCGTAGGGCAGCTAGCGGCATCTCGCGTCAGAGACGGGAACCCGGAAAAAGTGCGTCGGCAGCGCCGTCGTTCGGCGTCGGCGTACTTTCGTGCTTTCGTAATCGCCGTTCATATTTAACCGGTATGGTTTCTGCACCGCGGGAGCAGGCCTGTTGAGTCAGTGGCGGTGTATGCGCCTTGTGAGACCGTTGCGATGCCAGCCCCAATTAGCCAACGATGTCCATTAATGTACGCGATTGATCCAGGCGGTTACGCCACTCTTGCAGTGCTCACAGGACGCTAGTCTCAGAATGTGCACATAGAAAATACGCTGCGTAGATGCATTCACTTTCCATCGATATGTATCTGGACACTTAAATGTCCTATATAGTTAGAAAAAAGGTATCTGTAACATTACTTTGGGTGGTTGTTTCTACTTGCTGATAACACATTTTGCGCATAGAatagcacaaaaaagaaagaaagaaaagaaacaacaacaaaacactCGAGGTTACAATAATGACACAGACCTTCCCGATCTATCACCATGGTTCACCGTGTGATGACCGCTTTCATGCGTTCTTTTAATTAATTAAGCATCTATTCTGATGGTGAATTATCAGCTTTTTGTTACTTCTCAGAATTTTTGTAGGCGTAGGCAACGCTTTGAGAAATTTGAAGCGTTCTGCTGTTTACTTCTGCAAAACGCACGTGTTCTAACCAGGTCACTCTGGCCTTCACAAAGAATGGCTATAAATAGCGACAGAGATATCCTGCGTAACGTCCAGTGCGGCATGTACAGTGACTCCTGGCTCCTGGAGCATTTTGTGAGCAGCGTACTCAACGGCCATGGAGTGTAGTACTTGCATTCTAAATGTTAGTATTATTGTGTGATGTTGTGTTGATCATGAAACAGTAGAGCACGCCGACCGCACATATTGAAAACAGCCATTTATCACCTTTTCGTTTACTTTATTAAGAATAAACATCTGAGTGCACTTAATATGGCTAGCTGATGTTACAGAGCGGTGCCTATACATTGACGGAATGAGCATGTACATGCCTAAGAACTAAACACATATCCAGTCAATGTGATGTCAGCAGCACTAAAATGCGTTATTTCAGACACAGCAGGTAAATAGGATGTTAGCTGGACAtttttaaacatataaaaaatCATATTAATTTCAATGTTCAAAGGGTGTTCATAGGATGCTAATGGTTGACTGGAATTTCGCGAGTGCCAATCGTGATAAGCAGTCACGTTGCGTGCTTTCTGACAGCTGGAACAGATAAAATACACACATCGTGGTGGAGCAGTTGTCAAACCTGTAAAAGCTATTTAATTTCAGAAAGAATACAACAATACTCCTGCGTGAGGTAAAGAGTAAAGACTGAACGCCCGACAAACTCTTTAGTCCCCTGACATATGCTATAAAGCTTGGAGAGTGGACAGTACagtgaagaaaaatgaaaaaaaaaatagcaaacaTTATGCCACAGATATATTACATCATCAATTCTATACAGTGGACAAGACATATGTTAGCTCACAAGCAACGCCATAGTGGACAGTTCCCGCTCAATAAGAGTCTCGGTGTCAAGTTCAGACCGGCACACTGGTCCGCTGGCACTCCTGGTCCTCTGTGCAGTACCTAGAGAGTCCCCCTGGCTGAATCTGACACGATATCCCACTCACTCTGTTGAGCCACAGTTTAAGGATCTGTCGAATATGTTCACAGAAATGTACAGTGATAACAATCTAATTCGTCACATTTTATTTGTCACAACAATACCGCTCCAAACATTTCCTCCAGGAACTGTTCTTAACATGCCCGTCTTCCCCGTTGTGTTTCGCAGATTGTGGCATCGTGGCTGCTGGCTGTGTCGGCGACGCTGTGCGCCGCGCAGCAGCAGTACCTCCAGGGTCCACCGCCCCTCAACGGCGGCTACAAGGGATTCCAGCCGTACGGCTCGGGACTCGCCGGCGGTGGCGCTCCAGCACAGGGTGGAGCCGGATCCGGCACGATTCCTCGCGGCTATCAGCTGCCCCAGGGCTACGTGCCGCAGCAGGTGATCCCGCCCACGCAACCGCGGCAGCCTTTCGTCTCGCAGGGATTCCAGCCGCAGGGACCACCACCCTCAGCGTCGGCTGGTGTTGTGAGTACATACCCTACTACACGATTCAAGTTACCTGtgcctaataataataaaagtagAGCACTAAGTCATTGTATGCAACATTATGCTAGAACAGACCTAGAAAAGCCACCGTgcttgtttcttttattgcgatagcaattatatggacactcaaaagcagatttctgccgtcggcgtcgccgtcgccgtcgccgtgaggttccgtatgacgtcaatggagatgaaatcgtcacctcgcgccgaacgctgtatgtgcgagtgaaagggcgcgaggggcgcgcgctttcacgggtagtgaacgcacggcggagaacaaacgcgcgttcagcgccgtgctcccttaagggctgcagaagtaggcgtctctttcctcctttacaatcaccatatatgtagagcaaatgcgccttcttccgatgcgcgagaggccgtgggggagagggggagggaagggaggcgacgtttagctgcggaaccaagtgcctatttatatcagaggctccggcaacagtcaccaacgccgcacgcattttgagcgaacgcgggcaaaacgccgatggcgtcgacaacagttctgcgtgttgccggtgctgctgcatgtccaagtttatacagctgataaagctaatatcattactccgtatagctctctaccaatttgctatcgcaattgatgcttcgcctttcaggtgaaactgcgacaacttttttattgacAATGAAAAGAAGATGCTGGCGAGTGAATGCGGCTCCTTCCGATAACGCCTAGCTTGTCTCGTCAACAGCAAGTGTTGTGCACACGCAGTGTTGTACACTTGCGCATGTTCGTTGCGTAGCGAAATGAGCTCGTGCTCGTCTTTACAATTGGTAACGTGCTTACGCACTAACCCCTGCTGATAGCTGGTGGGGACGCCGTACCGTTTGTAACAGTTAAACTGGGATCTCATCACGCTTATAAAAGCTGCAGTCAAGTGTGAACCGTTTATGCGTGCAGAAAGGGAACGTGACGTCGTAAAGGTTGTGTGCGTCGTGTGTTCCAAGTAAATTTTGCATGTTTCTTTATTTCCATGCAATAATTCCCTCGAAAGTATCCAGATTGCCTTGAATCTACGTCGGCCTTTCCGGCACTGAGCCATTTTTTTCGTAAAGCgttataaaaattaaattaaatcgAAACATGACGCTGCAATTGTTCAATCACCTTGGAATCCGTGGACATTATATACATGTTTCCTAGGATTTGGTATGAGTGTCTTTCAGAAGGTGCGGTGCGGCTTCTTTCACAATTCTGCTTCTGTGGATTAGTTATGGGTGCGAGCTTGCATCGTGGTATTTCACGTGGTATTTCAGCGCTTATTTAAAAGCAGTGCAATGTTTTACATTCAAAAACTGCTCGTCTTAGTACGCAACACGCAGCGCACAAGTAAATCACGGCACTTTCAAGTATGCGATTCCACAGAAACAGATGAAGCTTAGGGATTCACACAATCTCCATGCCAAATGCTTTTTGACATCCTGAACACTTATTTATTTGTAATTTCTCAAAATATAGTGGTATACGGTAGAAATTGCAGGCTGAACAAAAATAATTGTCGTCATACAGCCAACCTCAGGTCACAAATGAGGTTTGAGGAGGAAAACGAAAGGATACGCAGTGTAGTTCATAGCTAAAAGCATGCAATTTAGACGAAATAATGTACTGCGCATTATGACAACTCTGGCTTAACCACCACACTGTGGTGGTTGTGTGACGCGCGCAGGCATCACCGCCATGCAGGTTCTATTTGGTATTCTCACTATCCACATtggggggaaggggggtggggggaacAGGGTTACAATGATTAAAGCCAGCGGCACAGCGCCAGCGTGGTCATATCTGTACAACTCAAGCCTTCCGAAATTATGTAATCGCCTTGGACAGTTAGAGGCGCAGTAGTCAGTACAGGTAAAAGTTAGAAATTAACACAGCCTGGTACGATGTCGTTTCAAAAACGTGTGTTTGTTTACATATGTCAATTACGTGTGAGGatttttaaatatgtttttatCACATGAGGCTGACACATGTCTATCGCACGGGCATGTCTATCTCACACAAGCTTCCTTGCCCATAGAAAAAATGGTTATTTTCATTCCATGAAAGCTGGCGTAGTATGCCCAATTCGTAATTGATTCGACGCCTCCAAATGGTCGTATTAGAGGTGCTCTGTGACCTTTAAACTTAGTCAAATTTTCATGAAAGGCGGGACGAATTCACCTATGCCGAATTACGTGAATATGATTTTGCTTTAGCTTACTATGATAGCGTGATCATGTTGCAATTTGAATTGCGCACTCAACATGAAGCATACCCCAAGAGCTAACCGATTATTTCCTCTTGCCTTTCGCAGAGCTACGTTCCGAGAGCAGCACCTCAGCCGCAATATCAGCCGCAGTACCGGCCGCCAGCACAGCTGCAGCAATACCGACCGGCACCACAGCAGCAGCAATACCAGCCACCACCCCAGCAGCAGCAATACCAGCCGCcaccacagcagcagcagtaccagccgccaccacagcagcagccgcagccgcCACCACAGGCGCAGGCTCTGCAGCAGTCCCAGGCTCAATCCGCATCACAGTCGTCCAGCAGCTCCGCTAAAGCCGAGGAAGCGAAAGTAGCTGTGTTCAATGCCGCTCCCTTGCACTACGTAAGCATTGGCGCTAAGCTTGAGGGTGACTACAAGTTCGGTTACGACACTGGAAAGGGTACCGACAAGACCGGCAGCTTCCGCGAGGAGACCAGGCTTCCCGACGGTACGGTGAAGGGCTCCTACGGCTTCATCGACGCTTCCGGTCGACAGAGGATCATCAAGTACACGGCTGGCAAGGAGGGTTTCAAGGCCGAAGGTGACATCTACCAGGAAGGAGCGCCCAAGGACACAATCCCGCAGCACCTACAACAGAccgtgtcagcctcttcgtccgCACCGGCTCCGTCAGTCCCGGCTCCCGCTCCCGCTCCAGCTCCCGCTCCTGCTCCGGCCCCCGCGCTATCTAGTGAAAGCCCAGCTGCCAAGTACAGACCTCCAAGCTACTCCGAGGCCCCTCAGAGACCACCTGCTCAGTACAGGCCTCCGGCGTACCCTCAGTTCCAGCCGACTGCTCCTCCTTTCCAGCCTTCGCCCGGCCCTTCTCACGTGCCCGTGCTGCGCCTCGCACCAAACTTGCCCGTCGAGAACCTCGCCTTCCCAGACTTCTTCAAGCAGCACCTAACCGAGCAGAGGTCCGCAGCTGCTACGAGCCAGCCGGCGTCGGCTGCATCCCCATTCCAAGGAGGAGCCCCCCAGTCCGCGCCAAGGCAACCCCCTACCTTCGGCTACGTGCCATATGCTCCTCCCACTGTCCAGACAAGGGCAAGCCCCTACGGGCCGCAGTTTAACGCAAAATCTCCAGCGCCCCAACAGCCTGCCAGGCCCTTCGCAGGTCTTCAGCTTCCGGCGGCCACCTCTCAGCGACCAAGCTACCCAACGTTCGCCCAGCAGCAGGGCTACCCTCTGCCTCTTATTAGACCTGGAACTTACCCACCAGCCGGTGCAGCTAGGCCCAGCGGCGCGCCGTTCGCCACTGCTCCGACTTCGGCGTCTCCAGCGAAGCAGTACGTTCCTGCCCAGTACCTGCAACAGCAGCAGGCACAACCTAAGGTCAGCATCGCCAACGTTTTCGCCCAGGAATCCCAGAAAGCCGCCAACAAGCCGAACTTCGCCGACTTCCTCAAGCAGTTCATCCCGCGGCAGCCACCGCAGCAACAGTTTGCTCCACCTGGCGGTGCTTCTGGCGCCGCAACCACGCGACCGGGCTTCTCCCCATACGGACCACCCGCCACTGCCGCTCCAGCCTTGCAGAGGCCACCCGTCTACCTACCGCAGCAGGCAGCACAGCTGAAGGCCTCACCCAGCTACGGTCCTCCTCAAGGCGGCGGTGGTCAAGTCCCGCTCTACAATTCCTTTAGGCCTCCCGTGCAGCAGGCTCCTGCTTTCATTCCAAGAACAGGGCAGGCACCGCCTCAGCTGCCCACCTACCCACTGCAAGCAGCCGGAGGATACCCCCAGCAGGCACCGACGGGGTACGCAGGGGCTCCCCAGGGAGCACAGACGGGATTGGGTGGCACCGCGGTGCAGTCACTGAAGaaggatgacgacgacgacaacgacgatggcaCGTATAAACCGGAGCTGTACGACCATGGTCTCTACGATCCCAAGAAGTACGAAGAACCCTACCTGAAGAAGAAGacctcttcttcgtcgtcagcctCTCCAGGCAGCGGTGCCGCTGGTCAGCCACAGCAGTTCTACCAGCCCAGCGGTCAGGGGGCACCGGCGCAAGGGCAAGTTGAGGAAAAGGCGCTGCCTTTGTTTGACACAACTCTCCTGTCGTACAACATCGGCTCGGGCTAAGTGGTCACCGGCAGCTCCCATGACGGGCGTCCCGAAGGGCTCCCGCACCCATACCGTTCTATAGCTCTCATCATCCTCGGCATTCAACTCCATCGCCGTTTGCACTACGGGGACTCCGTCCTGTGCTCACGTTTTTATCGATCGAGTGCTTCGGCACGCGTGAAGCGAAGCGAGATTCTTGCGCTTGTCTAAGACAGCACCTGCCGTTTCACAAGGCTCGCCGGCGTCGCGTCCCCTGACAGTCACAGCTTGTACATCACACAGCAGGAGCGTCCATGTCACCGTCAGGCTCGAAACGTTTCTATCAACTGCAACGCTCTCTCGTTTGATTTGCCAAAGCTGGGCGTCTGTACAGATGCAACTCACCAGAGAGCAAACGTAATTGACGTCAGAATCGCTTAAACCCCTGAAACTATTGAAAAATGTTTACCCCTAGAAGTGTAAAGAAAGTGAACAAAGCTAATTAGCCAATGAGTGAGCTAATTTCTTGGTTGTTGCGCCACAGAATGGCGCCATACTGACTCGGCGAGGTTTCCGCGCATCTGAATATGTGCTCCACGCATTATGCCACCAAAAATGCACCTTTTTTACTCCTCGACCAGATTCCTGGCCGTCTGATATGGGCATtctgataaaaaataaaaaaataaagaccTTGCCTTTTGAGGCACAGTTCGGCATTGACAAGCGTTTAACCGGTCATAAACCATTCAGGCATTACAGTGTTAGCTTGAAAAATACACAAAATTGTTGAGTCTATTATTACAAAGCTAGTGCTTCTGACGTCATGAAGAGAGCAGTCAACAAGCTTTTCTAGGCATTACAGGAATCCACCTTCCTTCTTTACCTCAATGTTTTCCGTCTTAGCGCTGTCTGAGAGCTCCCTTAATAGTATTCAGAGAGTAGATTTACAAAATAATATATTTAGTTTATTCTATGACATGCAGAAGAAAACTTACCAACCTAAATGTTTCCAGACCTAATTCACATGATTGATCTGAAGCCAAGCTTGCGTTTTCTACTTGCAAAGATACTAATCGCGTGCCAGTAGTCAGCGATTTGTTTTTGCAGCTCTCGAAGAAATTATCGACAAGTAGCAGCTTCATCATCTTCAGGCGAATAGATAGCTGCACCCTACATTCTTGTATATAGCATTGTTACTTCTCGTCAATTGATTATAGGCATATCTTGTTGATCATATTACGCGTATTCATATTCACGCGCGCACTAACCCTTTTCTTACCATGACAAGCTCATCATGTTGCATGTTAATGACCAATAGACAGGCTTCATATCTCTATATCAGAGTCTGTGCGCTCAGCTAAACTGCCAAACAGTCAGAGTTTTCGAGCTTACCTGAGCGCAGAGGCTTTCTAACGCTAACatcctttttttgttgtttttataaCTGAGAATAAGTACTTTATGATCTGAATACTTCCTTGTCCTAACTCTTATACCAAACCTCCTTTTAACATTCCCACTTTGTCCCTACCTTTCTACTTACCATTGGCCTGAAAGCTGGCGTTCGGCGAGCTAATCAAGTTACTGCGCCATTTCCTGCGTCAAAACACCTCATAAATGAATCACACGCCACCTGATACCCCGTCCCAAAAATTTCCAATACGATAACGCATTTTTCACGCTGACCTTGGAATGTTCTCAAACAGTGCACAATGAAGTATTCACATATTTCCTGTTGTGTTTTACACGCAAATTTATGTGGAATAAAGTCAGAGAGTGAAAAGAGAACAAGCTTGAGTCTGTCTTACATGTGGTCTTGTTTTCTTTTCAGTTATCGACAGTTTTAGGAGAGCAGAACACACAGGACCGGGACACCCTGCATTTTCACTGACACAACAGGATCGAGAAAGCGAGTGCAGAGTAGTCCTGGGCACAAACGGCTTCTCCCATTAAGCGCACAAGATCCAAATCTGAAGACACGGAGGCGAAAAGGTGACAGGGAAACACATTCCACAGAAAACGCTTCTCTCAGATCACCCAGCGGAACCACAGTCACCATGGATGAACGTCGTAACCCGGACTCCACGTCATATATCCGACGTTACGCGCACCGTGTACATGCCGATCTCGAAGGCCGTCTGATGTAGCGTTTTGGCTGAATGCAAATAACATCGATTACTTGAACAAAAACCATTAGCCGGCAGGCATGCCAGGGCTTTGCCTTGCTATGATTATTGTGAGTAAGTGTGTGCTTGTCGATAAGGGACAGCAATCCGAGATGATGAGATCAGTTTAGCCACAACAACGACCAAAATGAACGGTAACTAATGCCCAGAAGCTTTTTGCTTACAAAAATTGTATACTGATACAATGGTTCTCTGGAATGACATAAAGCTGATACGAGTGTACTGTTTAAGCAAGTGAAGTTTTCTTTATCGCAGTCACAGCCCCGGTATGCGTTAATCATGGAGGGAAAGCTAGCCATCAGATGGCCTTTGACGTCTACACGAGTGCTAATTACTTAATTTAGTTCGAGCGCTTGTTCACGTGCGCCCCGTGGCCACCCAAAAGCGACGATACGACATCCTCGGAAACTACCAGAAAGAAGACATGTGCGCAGAACGACGTAGATAAGATATTTACTTCTAACTATTCAAGACATGTTGTGCATGAATCGCCTCCCATTTTCTTGTTAGCCGTAACAAAAAGTATGCGTTAGTAAGAGCAAGTAATGATTTCATAGGTGTGCCTGTGATGACTAGGTTTGCTTTCAGCCACTCTGCCTTTCATAATGCTGATTTCAAATGTCTCTATAAGAATCAATTCTATAAACAGCTGAAAATCACGTGCCTTACGTCACTGTTACGCGGCTAACGACCGGGCTTGTAAGTTACAGCACATGGCGCCCCTTGTCAGAACCGGCGCTGCACTTGCTATCTACGCCTTTGTAATCATGCGCTGCCTTATCGTATCCTGAATTATTATCCATCGCAGCAGCACAGAGAAAAAGAGAGTGCAATCATTCGATTACTTCCTACGCTCTTCGGTTGGAATCTTCTAAAAGAAGGCGCGAAGTAGCCAGCGGCAGTGTATATGGTAATATTGTGGCGATCTCGCAAAGCTCTATCAAAGAACGAATGTGCAATCCGCTAGACAGCTACATCAAACATGAAGCGAGTTCCTGCTGCGATGCTGTTGAGGACAAGAACATAGCAAGAAATAGAGAATATAAAGAGAAGGAGAGAACAGGAAGCAAAGTATGCAGGAACGATGCGATAAAGTGCTACTTGCTTCCCACGTCAAGAAGCGAACAGGTATCATGCCATTTCCTGTTCCTTCAGGCACAATTTATGCCAGCCTGGCACGTCGGCCCTCCGGGCTATACGAGGCGAATACAATCAACCATTAATACGCCAGGGACGCGTGACTTTGCATTTCATGCGCCGCGCTCGCATGCCCAGCTTGTTTCGGAAGCGTATGTAAGTTGCGTCCACCACACTCCTCCGTCCGGCCGCTGTGTCGGTAGGGTGACGTACACGGCATGCGGGGATACGCCCTGTACGCTTTCTCGGTTCGGCGGCCGCGTACCCTACGGCCGTCTTAATTGGCAACCACCGTCATCACGGTTCATAATAGATGCTCAATTTCACGCGGCcttaaagcaaataaaaaaaagggggggggggcagcaaaaTCATTGCCGGACGTTAAAGCGGAACGCCATTGAAATGCAGAGGCGTTACTACGTGCCAGGGTGCCTCGCGCAACGAGCGACTTTTCGGATCGTTCGAACGGCGGCGCTCCGGTCGTTCCGACTGAACGTGGGAACACCCTTGAGACAGGTCTAATACGCCGGCCGGCGCGAACGCTCTAGAAATGAACGCAATAAACTAAAGTGAGATCGGGatcggaaaaagaaaagaaaaagaaagaaaagccgtTAGGCATTCACGAGTATGGCGTGCGGGCCACGCCTTTGTCCAGGCCTGGCCCCGGCACAATGGAAGGCACCGGTTCCACAGAGTCCTTGAAGGGCCGCATAACGGCGACGCTTCGAGCGCCATTCGGTCAGTGTCGGGCGATTGCGGCGCTACGGCCACTCTCGGTGAGGCCGTAAATGAAGAAAAAGTACCCCCACGAAAGAGTAGAAAGAAGCGATTGGGCGGCGTACTATCATTTTTCTTTATGCTTTCCTTTCTTCTGTGTTTATTTTTACATTTGCTTTCCGTTCGGCGGTGACCTTGTCATAGTAAGGAAGTGACCTGCTACGAAGGAAGCAGCAGAAgcacgaagaaagaaaaagaaattgcctACAGCGGGACATGTTGGGATGTTCGAGTCACCCGTGCCGTGAAGAGGAAATGAAGTCGTCCTCGCCGGCTGAACGGTTCCTGCTTCAGCACCGAACAATCTTTGtccgtgtgtatgtgcgtgcatgTGCATCATGTGTCTATCAATAACGCTGTTATTTAAATCTCGTTAGATTTTACTTGCTTGTTAAGCGTCGAGAATTATAGTATTATTTATGTTGTGTCTGTTCTGCTTGTTGCTAACACTGTCTTTCGAGAATGGAGTTAATGTTTTTAAGTTTACGCGGCGCTTATCAACACTTTACCGAGTCGTGTATCTAGCCCAGTTAGGTTAAGATCGTGGAACAAACCAATGGCGTAGTTCTATTACCTCTGATGAGCATATTATTATTCAGGCCTACTGTTTAGTCACAACGCGCCACTAATCCAACGCTATGAGATTATTCGCCTGAAGGTGAGGCGGCGAGCACATCTATCCGCTTCTGAAGCACTTAGTATAACAACGATAGAAATAAGTGCCTGCTGATTTGATTAAAAGCAATGATTAGCAGAGTTCAATATCAACGACAGCTCCGTTCACTGAACGCGTAAAACGAACCT contains the following coding sequences:
- the LOC119445659 gene encoding adhesive plaque matrix protein; protein product: MCSWIVASWLLAVSATLCAAQQQYLQGPPPLNGGYKGFQPYGSGLAGGGAPAQGGAGSGTIPRGYQLPQGYVPQQVIPPTQPRQPFVSQGFQPQGPPPSASAGVSYVPRAAPQPQYQPQYRPPAQLQQYRPAPQQQQYQPPPQQQQYQPPPQQQQYQPPPQQQPQPPPQAQALQQSQAQSASQSSSSSAKAEEAKVAVFNAAPLHYVSIGAKLEGDYKFGYDTGKGTDKTGSFREETRLPDGTVKGSYGFIDASGRQRIIKYTAGKEGFKAEGDIYQEGAPKDTIPQHLQQTVSASSSAPAPSVPAPAPAPAPAPAPAPALSSESPAAKYRPPSYSEAPQRPPAQYRPPAYPQFQPTAPPFQPSPGPSHVPVLRLAPNLPVENLAFPDFFKQHLTEQRSAAATSQPASAASPFQGGAPQSAPRQPPTFGYVPYAPPTVQTRASPYGPQFNAKSPAPQQPARPFAGLQLPAATSQRPSYPTFAQQQGYPLPLIRPGTYPPAGAARPSGAPFATAPTSASPAKQYVPAQYLQQQQAQPKVSIANVFAQESQKAANKPNFADFLKQFIPRQPPQQQFAPPGGASGAATTRPGFSPYGPPATAAPALQRPPVYLPQQAAQLKASPSYGPPQGGGGQVPLYNSFRPPVQQAPAFIPRTGQAPPQLPTYPLQAAGGYPQQAPTGYAGAPQGAQTGLGGTAVQSLKKDDDDDNDDGTYKPELYDHGLYDPKKYEEPYLKKKTSSSSSASPGSGAAGQPQQFYQPSGQGAPAQGQVEEKALPLFDTTLLSYNIGSG